One stretch of Malus domestica chromosome 14, GDT2T_hap1 DNA includes these proteins:
- the LOC103424510 gene encoding protein KINESIN LIGHT CHAIN-RELATED 3-like, giving the protein MPGIVEEVVNESHENSTPSKENTALNGSPKSTLNQQSPRSRGLDHPVDGVVDTSIEQLYENVCDMQSSDQSPSRRSFRSDGDESRIDSELRHLVGGEMREVEIMEEEVLEKPAYDSRSDSSSKKGLSSDRKSGTMVKSASTKSVSSGNSKKVAQLQVETETSSKSVVKGRSPDKPPIPSNKNFQKQHPGPTPVKKGRNSSVAGSKLQNGTEDLAESGLNNPDLGPFLLKQARDLISSGDNPRKALELALRAGKSFELFANGKPCLELVMCLHVTAAIYCNLGQYHEAIPVLEHSIELSAIEEVQNHALAKFAGHMQLGDTYAMLGQLENSIMHYSTGLEIQKQVLGETDVRVGETCRYLAEAHVQALQFDEAQRLCQMALDSHKENGSPSSLEEAADRRLMGLICETKGDHEAALEHLVLASMAMVANGQEVEVASVDCSIGDTYLSLSRYDEAAFAYQKALTVFKTTKGENHPAVGSVFIRLADLYNRTGKIRESKSYCENALRIYEKPMPGVPPEEMASGLTDVSAIYESMNDLEQAVKLLQKALKIYNDAPGQQSTIAGIEAQMGVMYYMLGSYSESYDSFKSAISKLRATGEKKTAFFGIVLNQIGLACVQRYSINEAQEFFEEARTILEHECGPYHPDTLGVYSNLAGTYDATGRLEDAIEILEYVVEMREEKLGTANPDVDDEKRRLAELLKEAGRDRSRKTRSLENLLDSNSHGINNDGITVL; this is encoded by the exons ATGCCTGGAATTGTTGAGGAGGTGgtaaatgaatcacatgaaAATTCCACGCCAAGTAAGGAAAATACAGCTCTGAATGGATCCCCAAAGAGTACTCTGAATCAGCAAAGCCCCCGGAGTAGAGGACTTGATCATCCTGTTGATGGGGTGGTTGACACCTCAATTGAGCAGCTTTATGAGAATGTGTGTGATATGCAGAGTTCTGATCAGTCACCTTCAAGGCGTAGTTTTCGATCGGATGGTGATGAGTCTAGGATTGATTCAGAGTTACGCCATCTTGTTGGAGGAGAGATGAGAGAGGTGGAGATAATGGAAGAGGAAGTACTAGAAAAGCCAGCGTATGATTCTCGTAGTGATTCAAGTTCTAAGAAAGGTTTGTCCTCAGATAGAAAATCAGGAACGATGGTTAAATCTGCAAGTACAAAATCCGTTTCTTCAGGGAACTCGAAGAAAGTTGCTCAATTGCAGGTCGAGACTGAAACTTCATCAAAATCAGTTGTGAAGGGAAGAAGTCCTGACAAACCTCCAATTCCTagcaataaaaatttccaaaaacagCATCCGGGACCCACTCCCGTGAAGAAAGGCAGGAATTCATCTGTGGCAGGGTCAAAGTTGCAGAATGGAACTGAGGATTTGGCTGAATCAGGGTTAAATAATCCCGATCTTGGGCCATTTTTGCTTAAGCAAGCAAGAGATTTGATTTCCTCAGGGGATAATCCCCGGAAAGCTCTTGAATTAGCTCTTCGAGCTGgaaaatcatttgaattatttgcAAATGGGAAACCTTGTTTAGAGCTGGTAATGTGCCTTCATGTCACGGCAGCAATTTACTGTAACTTAGGCCAGTATCATGAGGCAATTCCTGTTCTCGAACATTCAATTGAGCTTTCAGCTATTGAGGAAGTCCAAAATCATGCCCTTGCTAAATTTGCTGGTCATATGCAGTTGGGTGATACTTATGCTATGCTGGGCCAACTTGAGAATTCAATTATGCATTACTCAACTGGATTGGAAATCCAGAAACAAGTTTTGGGAGAAACAGATGTAAGAGTTGGTGAGACTTGCCGGTATTTGGCTGAAGCTCATGTTCAAGCATTGCAATTTGATGAAGCCCAGAGGCTTTGCCAGATGGCTCTCGACAGTCATAAGGAGAATGGTTCCCCATCTTCTCTTGAAGAGGCTGCAGATAGGAGGTTGATGGGTCTTATATGTGAAACGAAGGGTGATCACGAAGCTGCTCTCGAGCACCTTGTGTTAGCCAGCATGGCCATGGTGGCAAATGGCCAGGAAGTGGAGGTGGCTTCTGTTGATTGCAGCATTGGAGACACATACTTGTCCTTGTCTCGGTATGATGAAGCTGCTTTTGCTTATCAGAAGGCACTCACTGTGTTCAAGACCACCAAAGGAGAGAATCATCCAGCTGTTGGTTCAGTCTTCATCCGCTTGGCTGATTTGTATAACAGGACTGGGAAAATTCGAGAGTCAAAATCATATTGTGAGAATGCCCTTCGAATTTATGAAAAGCCCATGCCTGGAGTCCCCCCTGAGGAGATGGCAAGTGGTCTCACAGATGTTTCTGCTATCTATGAATCGATGAATGACCTTGAGCAGGCGGTCAAGTTGCTACAGAAGGCATTAAAGATATACAATGATGCCCCTGGTCAACAGAGCACCATAGCCGGGATTGAAGCCCAAATGGGTGTCATGTACTACATGCTGGGGAGTTATTCTGAATCTTATGACTCCTTCAAGAGTGCCATTTCAAAGCTCCGTGCAACTGGAGAAAAGAAAACTGCTTTTTTCGGGATTGTTCTTAACCAAATAGGGCTTGCTTGCGTGCAACGTTATTCCATAAATGAGGCCCAAGAATTCTTCGAAGAAGCCAGGACTATTTTGGAACATGAATGCGGACCGTATCACCCTGACACACTCGGGGTGTATAGCAATCTTGCTGGCACTTATGATGCAACTGGAAG GTTGGAGGATGCCATCGAAATCTTGGAGTACGTTGTTGAGATGAGGGAAGAGAAACTTGGGACAGCAAATCCCGACGTGGATGATGAGAAAAGAAGGTTGGCTGAGTTATTGAAAGAAGCAGGCAGAGATCGGAGCAGAAAAACCAGATCACTAGAGAACCTCCTTGATTCCAATTCCCACGGTATAAACAATGATGGAATTACGGTATTGTAA